The genomic interval ATTTTGATGGATTTGCTCGCCTAAGATAAGATATGATAACGATTCATCTAACATCACTTTGGGCCAGAGCTGCACTATGACCGAAACGAAAATAGGTTTTGTGGGAACTGATGGCAGGACTCTTTTGGCCGCCCTAGAGACCAGCCGCGCCACGAGCGAGCTCTATCCTGGGGTTTATCGCGGCGTCGTGGTCAAAGGCACCGGCGCTATGGAGCCTTTCGCCCAAAAATTGGGCTGGCCCAGCGATTTCATCCCGGTGCCCGACAACTCGGCCCCGGCCTACGCCGCAGCCCTGATTAGGGCCTTTGAGGAAAAAAACCTGGACGTGGCCCTGGTCATGCCCGAAGGCTTGCTCTTCGAAGGCCTGATAGACCGGGTGAGCGAAGCCGGGTTTGGGGAGCAGCTCATCGGCTTGGGCAGCTTGGGCGCCGAGTACGAAGCTGACAAGATCGCCTGCAAGCGTTATTGCGAGAAAGTTGGCATCCCGGTGGCCCCGGCCTGGACCGCAGTGGAAGCCCGGGACTATCCCGCGGTGCTGGCCACCTGCCTGGCCTATATTCACGATTTCGGCGGCGCAGTCTTAAAATATCCTTACAGCGCCGGCGGCAAAGGTGCGCGGGTTATCCTCAATACCTGGGACGTTAAAGACGTCTACGCTGTCCTGATGAAAGACTACAAGGACGCCTACACCCGGTTTTGCGGCAAAAAAAATCCCTGGCCTCTGCTCATCGAGGCTCGCATGTCCGGGGTGGAGACCAGTTTCACCATCCTGGTGGACGGCCACGGCCATTATCAAATTTTGCCCACCGCCATGGACTACCCGGAACGCTTCGACCGCCCGCCGGGGTTGGACAATCCCATAACCGGCGGCATGGGCTCCATCTCGCCCCACCCTATGGAATCTCCCGCCCTGATGGAACTGGCCGACGCCACCCTGGCTCAACCCCTCATCCGGAGCCTGAAAGACAAGGGCGTGTTGCGCCCTTGCGTGCTCTATCCGGGCTGCTTCGTCTCTTTCGACGGCAATTTTCAGCCTACGGCCATCCGGGTATGTGAAATCAACATCCGCCCCGGGGAGCCGGAATTCCAGCCCGTAGTGAAGCGGTTGCGCAACCTGGGTCCGCTGGTCAAAGCCATGGCGCACGGCTACCTGCACGAGGTCGCCCCGGAAGTAAGGTCCGATCAGGTCTCTCTGTGCATTGCCCTGGTGACCGGCCCGGGTGGCCCCAAACAGCAGAAAGGCTACCCCTGGTCCCTGACCAAGGGAGAAGTGGTGGAAATCGATTTCGACTATTTCGACAAGAAGAAAATCACCGTGATCCCGTCCGCCATGGATTATACGGACGGTGTCTTCAAATCCGACGGCTCCCGGGTGGCCTATCTATTGGCCAACGCCACCGTCAAGGACAACCAGACCATGGGCCAGGCCGCCGAGACCCTGCGTCAGAAATTGCTCAATGCCTTCGACAACGGCAAGATTCGGGTGATCCCCCGGGAAGATGACCACGGTAACCGCCTGGCCCTGCGCCGGGACATCGGGGTGCATTACCACAAGGCGGAAGCACTAAAGAGCAGTGGTCAGTGATCAGTGGTCAGTTTTAAAAAATTCAATTCTCCTCTCGCAGCCCTGTTCAGGTATTGGCGCCCCCCTAACGAAACCACTAATCTTCTTTTCACTGGCCACTGACTACTGACCACTGATCACTGCACCTGCTCCTCCCCCGGCTCCACCTGGAATTTCAGAGCCTCCAGCCGGTTCGTGCTGTCGATGTAACGGTTCCAGATATCTCTGAGATCCTGGATGGCCCGTTTCACGTCCGGCTCCACCCCTTGAGCCCGCAGTTGCCCCAAGCCATAATAGAGTTCGTTCAAGAGCCGGATTTGGGTGATGCTCACCACCTGCTCCATCGCGTCCTCGCCTATGGCATTCAGGTCCAGCTTTTCCAATTCCGACAGCTCGTTGAGGATTTCCATGGCGATGCCGGTGAGCAGGTCCTGGTAATAGTTGGGGCCGCTCAGATCGATCCGGCAGCCCCGGCTCATGGTAATGCTTGGAGGAGCGCCCATTTAGCGGGCCGGGTCCTTGTCCGCCAGGTAGCGATAGATGGCCCCATCGTATTCGTGGGTCAGTTTAAAGACCTTGCGGGCCAGGTTAAAGCGGGTGGCGATAGTGGTGGCGCCCTGGTTCTGCTTCATCTCGGCCATGATCTGGGGATAATCTGTCGGCTCCACTATCACAGTTACATCCTGGTAATTCTTGGCTGAAGCTCGCAGCAAGGTGGGGCCGCCGATATCGATGTTTTCGATGGCGTCCTCCAAAGTGCAGCCGGGCTTGGCGATGGCCTGCTCAAACTGGTAGAGGTTGACCACCACCAGGTCGATGGGTTTGATGCCGTGCGCGGCCATCTGCTCTAAGTGGCTGGCCAGGTCCCGGCGCCCCAGGATACCGCCGTGGATCTTGGGGTTGAGGGTCTTGACCCGGCCGTCCAGCATCTCGGGGAAGCCGGTGAACTCGGAGACCTCGACCACGGGGACGCCGTGGTCCCGCAAAAGCTTGGCGGTGCCTCCGGTGGACAGGATTTCTATCTGGTAGCCCGCCAGAAATTTGGCGAACTCCGCCAGACCGCTTTTATCGGTAACGCTCATCAAGGCCCGGGATATGGGTTTCAAGGGGTTCCTCCTCTATAATCGACACCAAGCACAGGCTGGAAAGCCTGTGCTACCACAGGCGGGCGGGGACGCCCGCCCTACCGAACTGTAGGGGCGGGTTTTAACCCCGCCCCTGAGCCGTCATTTCTCCAGATTAATTCGCCTTACTATCGGAAAACCTACTATAAGTCCTGAATTTCCGCAAGGCCGGAAAGGCCCGCCTATTTTTCTTTTCAGAACGCGGCAATCTGCGGTAAGATAACGTCATGCGCTACGTGATTATCGGGGCCAGCGCCGCGGGGTGCAAGGCTGCGGAAACGCTGCGCCGCTATGCCCCGGACAGCCCCATCACCGTAATCAGCGAAGAAGCCCAACCCCTGTACAGCCGACCCTTGCTGACCTATCTCTTGAGCGGCGAGGTTTCCCGGGAGAAGGTCTGGCTCAAGGGGCAGGACTATTTCCGGGAATGGGCCCTTGACCCGGTCCTGGGGGAACCCGTGACCCGGGTTGACCCCGAGGGCCACACCGTACACCTCCTGGGCGGGAGAGTCATTTCTTATGACCGGCTGCTCATCGCCTCCGGCGCCCGGCCCCGCCTGTTGGGGCTTAGGGGCGAGGACCTCGCCGGCGTCTACACCCTGCGCACCCTGGCCGATTGGCAGCGGCTGGAGGCCGGCCTGCCGCCTACCGGTCAAGTCGTGGTGGTGGGCGCAGGCGCGGTGGGCTTAAAGACTGCGGACGCCTTGGCCCGGCGCGGCTTACAGGTGACCCTGGTGGCCCGGGGGTCTCAGCCCCTGTCCCGGGTCCTGGACCCCGCGGCGGCGTCTCTGCTCCATACGGCCATCACCCGCATGGGTATCGAGATTATTTACCATTCCTGGCCCGAAGCCATCTGGGGAGAGGGCGGCCAGGTTCGCGCCCTCACCCTGAACGAAGGCCGGGAAGTCCCCTGCCAGGCGGTGCTCTTCTCCATCGGGGTGGCCCCGAATGTGGAGTTCCTGGCGGGGACCAACCTGGCGGAACCCGATGGTATCCTCGTAGACCAGCGCCTGGGCACCGTCGATCCCGACATCTTTGCCGCGGGTGACTGCGCCCACTCGTATCACCTGCTTACGGGCAAGCGGGCCGGCTACCATATCTGGCCCGCGGCGGTGGCCCAGGGCCGCATCGCCGGGGCCAACCTGGCCGGTGCAAACCTCACGTACGACGGCTTGCTGCCCCAGAACAGCCTGTCTTTGCGGGGCTTCCACATCATCACCGGGGGCCTGGGACCTTTAGACACCACCGACTGCGAGATCGTCAGCGAATTCAATCTTACCCGGAGCCATTACCGCCGCCTGGCCTACCGGGCGGGTAAATTGGTGGGCCTCACCCTGGTGGGTGCGGTGGAAGATGCGGGCATCTACTTTCAACTCATGGCCCAGCAAACCCCTGTCCCTGACCAAGTCCAGCCGGGGCGGATGTGGGGGTGATGACGACTCTCACCATATTAAGAGGTGCCCAAGCTGAGCTTGGGCTACAAATGGGTTCCCAAGTACAACTTGGGAACCAGAAGATAAGGATGGCGGGCACTGAGGCCCGCCCCACTGATTTTTTTTGGAGCACTAAGTTATGAAAACCGTCATTGTTCGCCCGGAGCGTTGCGTTGGCTGTCTCCAGTGCCGTCTGGCTTGTGCGGTGGAGCATTCGCAAACCAAGAATTTGGCTGCGGCCATTCTCGAGGCCACCCGGCCGCAGGCCCGGCTGCGCATCTATCCCGGACAAAAGCACCAGGCCTTTCCCAACAAGTGCCGCCATTGCGACCCGGCCCCCTGTCAGGAGGTCTGCATCGCCGGGGCCATCAAGCGGGACGCGGCCCGGGGCACCGTGGACATCGACCCGCACCGTTGTATCAGTTGCGCCATGTGCGCCATGGCCTGCCCCTTCGGTGTCCTCACCTACGGGCCGGTGCATGCCGCGCCGGACAAGCTTGCTGTGGCCCTCAAGTGCGACCAGTGCCCGGATCGGGAAAAGGCCGGGAAAGTTCCGGCCTGCGTGGCAGCCTGCAAGGCAGGCGCCCTGACCTACGGCGGCTGGGAGGACGCCCAGGCCGACAAAGGCCGGTCTATTGCCCGG from Desulfobaccales bacterium carries:
- a CDS encoding 4Fe-4S dicluster domain-containing protein — translated: MKTVIVRPERCVGCLQCRLACAVEHSQTKNLAAAILEATRPQARLRIYPGQKHQAFPNKCRHCDPAPCQEVCIAGAIKRDAARGTVDIDPHRCISCAMCAMACPFGVLTYGPVHAAPDKLAVALKCDQCPDREKAGKVPACVAACKAGALTYGGWEDAQADKGRSIARAFFATLPASDVAATKPLIRLWRETSSGR
- a CDS encoding IMP cyclohydrolase, which encodes MKPISRALMSVTDKSGLAEFAKFLAGYQIEILSTGGTAKLLRDHGVPVVEVSEFTGFPEMLDGRVKTLNPKIHGGILGRRDLASHLEQMAAHGIKPIDLVVVNLYQFEQAIAKPGCTLEDAIENIDIGGPTLLRASAKNYQDVTVIVEPTDYPQIMAEMKQNQGATTIATRFNLARKVFKLTHEYDGAIYRYLADKDPAR
- a CDS encoding FAD-dependent oxidoreductase; the encoded protein is MRYVIIGASAAGCKAAETLRRYAPDSPITVISEEAQPLYSRPLLTYLLSGEVSREKVWLKGQDYFREWALDPVLGEPVTRVDPEGHTVHLLGGRVISYDRLLIASGARPRLLGLRGEDLAGVYTLRTLADWQRLEAGLPPTGQVVVVGAGAVGLKTADALARRGLQVTLVARGSQPLSRVLDPAAASLLHTAITRMGIEIIYHSWPEAIWGEGGQVRALTLNEGREVPCQAVLFSIGVAPNVEFLAGTNLAEPDGILVDQRLGTVDPDIFAAGDCAHSYHLLTGKRAGYHIWPAAVAQGRIAGANLAGANLTYDGLLPQNSLSLRGFHIITGGLGPLDTTDCEIVSEFNLTRSHYRRLAYRAGKLVGLTLVGAVEDAGIYFQLMAQQTPVPDQVQPGRMWG